The following coding sequences are from one Alosa alosa isolate M-15738 ecotype Scorff River chromosome 13, AALO_Geno_1.1, whole genome shotgun sequence window:
- the tent5aa gene encoding terminal nucleotidyltransferase 5A, giving the protein MADDDISLENNDATGSSCNFSVLSWEQVQRLDSILTETIPIHGRGNFPTLEMKPRQIVKVVRSRMEERNIHVRDVRLNGSAASHVLHEDTGLGYKDLDLIFCADLKSETEFQMVKDIVLDCLLDFLPVGVNKEKITPLTLKEAYVQKMVKVCNDSDRWSLISLSNNRGKNVELKFVDSLRRQFEFSVDSFQIKLDSLLLFYECSENPMTQTFHPTIIGESVYGDFSAALDHLRHQLICTRNPEEIRGGGLLKYCHLLVRGFRAASESEMKSLQRYMCSRFFIDFSDIGEQQRKLESYLQNHFVGLEDRKYDYLMTLYGVVNESTVCLMGHERRQTLGLIAMLAVRVLGEQNVIPNVANVTCYYQPAPYVADANFSNYYIAQVQPMFPCQQHAYSTWLPCN; this is encoded by the exons ATGGCAGACGACGATATTAGTTTAGAGAATAACGATGCTACTGGCAGTAGTTGCAATTTTAGTGTTCTAAGCTGGGAGCAAGTGCAGCGTCTGGACAGCATCCTAACGGAGACCATACCCATCCATGGTCGGGGAAACTTCCCTACTCTGGAGATGAAGCCCCGCCAAATAGTCAAAGTGGTTCGCAGTCGCATGGAAGAGCGAAACATACATGTACGAGATGTGCGTCTAAATGGCTCCGCAGCGAGTCATGTTCTGCACGAGGACACCGGACTCGGGTACAAGGACTTGGATCTGATATTTTGTGCTGACCTGAAAAGCGAGACGGAATTTCAAATGGTCAAGGATATTGTTTTGGACTGTCTACTTGATTTCTTACCGGTTGGAGTGAACAAGGAAAAAATTACTCCACTGACCTTAAAG gaGGCTTATGTGCAGAAGATGGTGAAGGTGTGCAATGACTCGGACCGGTGGAGCCTCATCTCACTGTCCAACAACCGTGGCAAAAACGTGGAGTTGAAGTTTGTGGACTCGCTGAGGCGGCAGTTTGAGTTCAGCGTGGACTCCTTCCAGATCAAGCTTGACTCCCTGCTGCTGTTCTACGAGTGCTCTGAGAACCCCATGACCCAAACGTTCCACCCCACCATCATCGGCGAGAGCGTCTACGGCGACTTCAGCGCCGCCCTGGACCACCTGCGCCACCAGCTGATCTGCACACGGAACCCCGAGGAGATCCGCGGCGGCGGGCTGCTCAAGTACTGCCACCTGCTGGTGCGCGGCTTCCGCGCCGCCTCCGAGTCCGAGATGAAGTCGCTGCAGCGCTACATGTGCTCGCGATTCTTCATCGACTTCTCGGACATCGGCGAGCAGCAGCGTAAGCTGGAGTCCTACCTGCAGAACCACTTTGTGGGCCTGGAGGACCGCAAGTACGACTACCTGATGACCCTGTACGGGGTGGTCAACGAGAGCACCGTGTGCCTGATGGGCCACGAGAGGCGGCAGACTCTGGGCCTCATTGCCATGCTGGCCGTGCGCGTGCTGGGCGAGCAGAATGTCATCCCCAACGTGGCCAACGTCACCTGCTACTACCAGCCAGCGCCCTACGTGGCAGATGCCAACTTCAGCAATTATTACATCGCCCAGGTGCAGCCAATGTTCCCTTGCCAGCAGCACGCCTACTCTACCTGGCTGCCGTGTAACTGA
- the LOC125306599 gene encoding serine/threonine-protein kinase pim-1-like isoform X2, with translation MPRRLPAERKSRAKSQVRRGPNRTDVLPSTSGSSTSPRAEPTVAPSTSQPTQHGPMRPERKCRQLQTPGNMPPPAAVPTDKSKRKRDYSNVVTAQETSTSENIGEVDPSVLKRTCAEPHATKKLRKTNKPPNDQASFNLKYTMGDLLGKGGCGCVFEGTRHSDGLQVAIKIIPKENAGCYIAVPDTGEYLPLEVALMTIVSRPPECPNILKLVEWFALPTAFILILERPMPCMDLYNYCETLGGQLTESQGKHIIRQVVHAVKHCRDRSVLHRDIKQDNFLVNTDDVMVKLIDFGCGDLLKEGRYDSFAGTEEFSPPEWWLHKSYQGRPATIWSLGVLLYVLLCGELPFVDDGEIVSKRLRCRRGLSSGLLPLRTPP, from the exons ATGCCGCGTAGGCTACCGGCTGAGCGTAAATCTAGAG CTAAGAGCCAGGTGCGAAGAGGCCCCAACAGGACAGATGTCCTTCCTTCCACCTCAGGCAGCTCCACGAGCCCACGAGCAGAGCCCACTGTTGCACCCTCCACCTCTCAGCCCACCCAGCATGGACCCATGAGGCCAGAGAGGAAGTGCAGGCAGCTGCAAACCCCGGGCAACATGCCCCCACCGGCTGCCGTCCCCACTGACAaaagcaagagaaagagggacTATAGCAACGTGGTCACAGCCCAGGAGACCTCTACTAGCGAGAACATCGGTGAGGTGGACCCATCAGTGCTGAAAAGGACATGTGCTGAGCCTCACGCTACAAAGAAGCTGAGGAAGACCAACAAGCCACCCAATGATCAAG CATCCTTTAACCTTAAGTACACAATGGGAGACCTGCTTGGTAAAGGAGGGTGTGGATGTGTTTTTGAAGGAACCAGACATTCTGATGGATTACAA GTTGCCATCAAGATCATCCCCAAGGAAAATGCAGGTTGTTATATAGCTGTG CCTGACACCGGTGAATACCTCCCTCTGGAGGTGGCCCTCATGACCATAGTTTCCAGGCCACCGGAGTGCCCTAACATCCTCAAGCTCGTGGAATGGTTTGCATTGCCCACCGCCTTCATCCTCATCCTGGAGCGCCCCATGCCCTGCATGGATTTATACAACTACTGCGAGACTTTAGGAGGTCAACTCACCGAAAGCCAGGGGAAGCATATCATCCGCCAGGTGGTCCATGCTGTGAAACACTGCCGTGATCGCAGCGTTCTACACCGTGACATAAAGCAAGACAATTTCCTGGTCAACACTGACGACGTGATGGTCAAGCTTATTGACTTTGGCTGTGGGGACCTGTTGAAAGAGGGGCGCTATGACAGCTTTGCTG GCACGGAGGAGTTTAGCCCACCCGAGTGGTGGTTGCACAAGAGCTACCAGGGCCGCCCGGCCACCATCTGGTCATTGGGAGTGCTGCTCTACGTCCTCCTCTGTGGCGAGCTGCCATTTGTGGACGATGGTGAGATTGTCTCCAAGCGACTGCGTTGCAGGAGGGGTCTATCCAGTG GCCTGCTCCCATTACGAACACCCCCATGA
- the LOC125306599 gene encoding serine/threonine-protein kinase pim-1-like isoform X1 gives MPRRLPAERKSRAKSQVRRGPNRTDVLPSTSGSSTSPRAEPTVAPSTSQPTQHGPMRPERKCRQLQTPGNMPPPAAVPTDKSKRKRDYSNVVTAQETSTSENIGEVDPSVLKRTCAEPHATKKLRKTNKPPNDQASFNLKYTMGDLLGKGGCGCVFEGTRHSDGLQVAIKIIPKENAGCYIAVPDTGEYLPLEVALMTIVSRPPECPNILKLVEWFALPTAFILILERPMPCMDLYNYCETLGGQLTESQGKHIIRQVVHAVKHCRDRSVLHRDIKQDNFLVNTDDVMVKLIDFGCGDLLKEGRYDSFAGTEEFSPPEWWLHKSYQGRPATIWSLGVLLYVLLCGELPFVDDGEIVSKRLRCRRGLSSECRNLIHWCLRKDPSKRPVLEEILQHKWLSAD, from the exons ATGCCGCGTAGGCTACCGGCTGAGCGTAAATCTAGAG CTAAGAGCCAGGTGCGAAGAGGCCCCAACAGGACAGATGTCCTTCCTTCCACCTCAGGCAGCTCCACGAGCCCACGAGCAGAGCCCACTGTTGCACCCTCCACCTCTCAGCCCACCCAGCATGGACCCATGAGGCCAGAGAGGAAGTGCAGGCAGCTGCAAACCCCGGGCAACATGCCCCCACCGGCTGCCGTCCCCACTGACAaaagcaagagaaagagggacTATAGCAACGTGGTCACAGCCCAGGAGACCTCTACTAGCGAGAACATCGGTGAGGTGGACCCATCAGTGCTGAAAAGGACATGTGCTGAGCCTCACGCTACAAAGAAGCTGAGGAAGACCAACAAGCCACCCAATGATCAAG CATCCTTTAACCTTAAGTACACAATGGGAGACCTGCTTGGTAAAGGAGGGTGTGGATGTGTTTTTGAAGGAACCAGACATTCTGATGGATTACAA GTTGCCATCAAGATCATCCCCAAGGAAAATGCAGGTTGTTATATAGCTGTG CCTGACACCGGTGAATACCTCCCTCTGGAGGTGGCCCTCATGACCATAGTTTCCAGGCCACCGGAGTGCCCTAACATCCTCAAGCTCGTGGAATGGTTTGCATTGCCCACCGCCTTCATCCTCATCCTGGAGCGCCCCATGCCCTGCATGGATTTATACAACTACTGCGAGACTTTAGGAGGTCAACTCACCGAAAGCCAGGGGAAGCATATCATCCGCCAGGTGGTCCATGCTGTGAAACACTGCCGTGATCGCAGCGTTCTACACCGTGACATAAAGCAAGACAATTTCCTGGTCAACACTGACGACGTGATGGTCAAGCTTATTGACTTTGGCTGTGGGGACCTGTTGAAAGAGGGGCGCTATGACAGCTTTGCTG GCACGGAGGAGTTTAGCCCACCCGAGTGGTGGTTGCACAAGAGCTACCAGGGCCGCCCGGCCACCATCTGGTCATTGGGAGTGCTGCTCTACGTCCTCCTCTGTGGCGAGCTGCCATTTGTGGACGATGGTGAGATTGTCTCCAAGCGACTGCGTTGCAGGAGGGGTCTATCCAGTG AATGCCGTAATCTTATTCACTGGTGCTTGAGGAAAGACCCATCCAAACGGCCAGTCCTGGAGGAAATCCTCCAGCACAAGTGGCTCTCAGCAGACTAG
- the nek11 gene encoding serine/threonine-protein kinase Nek11 isoform X2 encodes MHQRRILHRDLKAKNIFLKKNIVKIGDFGVSCLLMGSCDLATTFTGTPYYMSPEALSQQGYDAKSDIWSLGCVLYEMCCLAHAFEGHNFLSVVMKIVEGESPCLPERYSAELNTLLQRMLVKDPGSRTSAAEALRSKYIEENMQSIKHKFSSMTLQDRTSGGDQDAAQILKAMQRKVHLQTLQQRAEVQKMTPRERMRLRKLQAADEKARKLKQLAEEKYQENCLRMRELRCRHFQTVTVDVLTDTREERAINLHQPAPPLDSHSAGPAGSVGDEIAAQLCRPDLMESDIPEDPLTAEAYYYEDGFESCSEEEEDEMEENEKDMKDEDESNMEREAYDTFSHTYGQDGDLEAMVWHMENVLDSDPTGAGAEEIQPSPRGPGHINTTMARSRIQRMREAVTQRLGEDVFQRVYNYLREARRRRESELDVREALSRMVERPSDCFEVDQLLYYEEQLQEAQGGS; translated from the exons ATGCACCAGAG GCGGATCCTTCATCGGGACCTGAAAGCCAAAAACATTTTCCTGAAGAAAAACATTGTTAAAATAG GTGACTTTGGAGTGTCCTGCCTGCTCATGGGCTCGTGTGACCTGGCCACCACCTTCACGGGCACCCCGTACTACATGAGCCCCGAGGCCCTTAGCCAGCAGGGCTACGACGCCAAGTCAGATATCTG GTCTCTGGGATGTGTGTTGTACGAGATGTGCTGTCTGGCACACGCCTTTGAAGGACACAACTTCCTCTCTGTTGTTATGAAGATAGTTGAGGGGGAGAGCCCATGTCTGCCTGAGAGATACTCCGCTGAGCTCAACACCTTACTGCAGAG GATGCTGGTGAAGGACCCGGGCTCCAGGACATCTGCTGCAGAGGCACTCAGAAGCAAATACATTGAGGAGAACATGCAG TCCATTAAGCACAAGTTCTCCAGCATGACTCTGCAGGACAGAACATCAGGTGGGGACCAAGATGCCGCACAGATACTGAAAGCGAT GCAGAGGAAGGTGCACCTCCAGACGCTACAACAGAGGGCCGAGGTGCAGAAGATGACCCCCAGAGAGCGCATGCGGCTCCGCAAGCTGCAGGCCGCAGATGAGAAGGCCAGGAAGCTGAA GCAACTGGCGGAGGAGAAGTACCAGGAGAACTGTCTGCGCATGCGGGAGCTCCGGTGCCGCCATTTTCAGACAGTCACTGTGGATGTGCTCACT GACACCCGTGAGGAGAGAGCCATTAACCTGCACCAGCCAGCGCCACCACTGGATAGCCATTCAGCAGGCCCTGCAGGGTCAGTGGGAGATGAGATTGCAGCACAGCTGTGCAGGCCTGATCTGATGGAGAGTG ACATCCCAGAGGACCCTCTGACTGCAGAGGCCTATTACTATGAAGATGGCTTTGAGTCGTGttctgaggaagaggaagatgagatggaggagaaTGAGAAAGATATGAAGGATGAAGACGAAAGcaacatggagagagaggccTATGACACGTTTTCGCACACCTATGGACAG GACGGTGACCTCGAGGCCATGGTGTGGCATATGGAGAATGTGCTCGACAGCGATCCTACTG GAGCTGGGGCAGAAGAAATCCAGCCGAGTCCACGGGGCCCAGGCCACATCAACACCACCATGGCACGGAGCAGGATCCAGCGCATGAGGGA GGCAGTGACCCAGAGGCTGGGGGAGGACGTCTTCCAGAGGGTGTACAACTATCTGAGGGaggccaggaggaggagggagagtgagcTGGATGTCCGAGAGGCTCTGAGCAGAATGGTGGAGAGACCCAGCGATTGCTTCGAGGTCGACCAGCTGCTCTACTACGAGGAACAGCTCCAGGAAGCCCAGGGTGGCAGCTAG
- the nek11 gene encoding serine/threonine-protein kinase Nek11 isoform X1 codes for MPRFKERAAQPSTNALNSESVDPDHTTLIAKRYLISRKLGRGSFGTIYLVQDIKAAAGDRLKVLKEIPVGGLKPNETVQANQEAQLLSQLHHPAILKFYTSFLERDSFCIITEYCEDRDLDCKLEEQRAAGSWLLEAQVTEWLIQLLLGVHYMHQRRILHRDLKAKNIFLKKNIVKIGDFGVSCLLMGSCDLATTFTGTPYYMSPEALSQQGYDAKSDIWSLGCVLYEMCCLAHAFEGHNFLSVVMKIVEGESPCLPERYSAELNTLLQRMLVKDPGSRTSAAEALRSKYIEENMQSIKHKFSSMTLQDRTSGGDQDAAQILKAMQRKVHLQTLQQRAEVQKMTPRERMRLRKLQAADEKARKLKQLAEEKYQENCLRMRELRCRHFQTVTVDVLTDTREERAINLHQPAPPLDSHSAGPAGSVGDEIAAQLCRPDLMESDIPEDPLTAEAYYYEDGFESCSEEEEDEMEENEKDMKDEDESNMEREAYDTFSHTYGQDGDLEAMVWHMENVLDSDPTGAGAEEIQPSPRGPGHINTTMARSRIQRMREAVTQRLGEDVFQRVYNYLREARRRRESELDVREALSRMVERPSDCFEVDQLLYYEEQLQEAQGGS; via the exons ATGCCGAGATTCAAAGAAAGGGCAGCTCAACCATCCACAAATGCACTGAACTCTGAGTCGGTGGACCCTGACCACACTACGCTAATTGCTAAGAGATATCTCATCAGTCGGAAGCTCGGAAGGGGGAGCTTTGGTACTATCTATCTGGTTCAGGACATAAAGGCTGCAGCTGGTGATAGACT TAAAGTTCTGAAGGAAATCCCAGTAGGTGGCCTAAAGCCCAATGAGACGGTCCAGGCCAATCAGGAGGCCCAGCTTCTCTCACAGCTGCATCACCCCGCCATCTTGAAGTTCTACACCAGTTTCCTGGAGAGGGACAGCTTCTGCATCATCACCGAGTACTGTGAG GACCGTGACCTGGACTGTAAGCTGGAGGAGCAAAGAGCAGCGGGGAGCTGGCTTCTTGAGGCACAGGTCACTGAATGGCTCATTCAGCTGCTACTCGGGGTCCACTACATGCACCAGAG GCGGATCCTTCATCGGGACCTGAAAGCCAAAAACATTTTCCTGAAGAAAAACATTGTTAAAATAG GTGACTTTGGAGTGTCCTGCCTGCTCATGGGCTCGTGTGACCTGGCCACCACCTTCACGGGCACCCCGTACTACATGAGCCCCGAGGCCCTTAGCCAGCAGGGCTACGACGCCAAGTCAGATATCTG GTCTCTGGGATGTGTGTTGTACGAGATGTGCTGTCTGGCACACGCCTTTGAAGGACACAACTTCCTCTCTGTTGTTATGAAGATAGTTGAGGGGGAGAGCCCATGTCTGCCTGAGAGATACTCCGCTGAGCTCAACACCTTACTGCAGAG GATGCTGGTGAAGGACCCGGGCTCCAGGACATCTGCTGCAGAGGCACTCAGAAGCAAATACATTGAGGAGAACATGCAG TCCATTAAGCACAAGTTCTCCAGCATGACTCTGCAGGACAGAACATCAGGTGGGGACCAAGATGCCGCACAGATACTGAAAGCGAT GCAGAGGAAGGTGCACCTCCAGACGCTACAACAGAGGGCCGAGGTGCAGAAGATGACCCCCAGAGAGCGCATGCGGCTCCGCAAGCTGCAGGCCGCAGATGAGAAGGCCAGGAAGCTGAA GCAACTGGCGGAGGAGAAGTACCAGGAGAACTGTCTGCGCATGCGGGAGCTCCGGTGCCGCCATTTTCAGACAGTCACTGTGGATGTGCTCACT GACACCCGTGAGGAGAGAGCCATTAACCTGCACCAGCCAGCGCCACCACTGGATAGCCATTCAGCAGGCCCTGCAGGGTCAGTGGGAGATGAGATTGCAGCACAGCTGTGCAGGCCTGATCTGATGGAGAGTG ACATCCCAGAGGACCCTCTGACTGCAGAGGCCTATTACTATGAAGATGGCTTTGAGTCGTGttctgaggaagaggaagatgagatggaggagaaTGAGAAAGATATGAAGGATGAAGACGAAAGcaacatggagagagaggccTATGACACGTTTTCGCACACCTATGGACAG GACGGTGACCTCGAGGCCATGGTGTGGCATATGGAGAATGTGCTCGACAGCGATCCTACTG GAGCTGGGGCAGAAGAAATCCAGCCGAGTCCACGGGGCCCAGGCCACATCAACACCACCATGGCACGGAGCAGGATCCAGCGCATGAGGGA GGCAGTGACCCAGAGGCTGGGGGAGGACGTCTTCCAGAGGGTGTACAACTATCTGAGGGaggccaggaggaggagggagagtgagcTGGATGTCCGAGAGGCTCTGAGCAGAATGGTGGAGAGACCCAGCGATTGCTTCGAGGTCGACCAGCTGCTCTACTACGAGGAACAGCTCCAGGAAGCCCAGGGTGGCAGCTAG